Sequence from the Clostridium saccharobutylicum DSM 13864 genome:
TTGATAAGAGCAACAGCTATAACTGTGAGGATTGTTTTATTAGGTCGAATCAAGCAAATGAGATAGCAGAAACAAAAGATATAAAACTTTATGTGGAGATTCATATTAATGCAGGAGAAGGAACTGGTCCAGAAGTATTAGTATTTGGAAAATCAGAAGTAGCTAATCAATATGCTGTGAAAGTATGTAATGAATTATCAAGTGCTTTGAATTTACCTAACAGGGGTGTGAAAACAAGAAATTTCATTGTTCTCAGTAAAACTGTAATGCCTGCAATACTAGTTGAATGTTTATTTGCTGATAGTTATGATGCAGAAGTTTATAATCCAGAAGTAATTGCAAAAGCTATTGTTAGTGGGTTAGTTGGAGCTGATGGTTCTAGTGATGGGGAATGGAAAATTGGGTGGAATCATAATGATGTTGGATGGTGGTATACAACTGATCCTATAAACAAATATTATTATACATCAGCTAACGGATGGAAGGAAATTGATGGGGATTGGTATATCTTCGATGATAATGGATATGCTTTGCAAGATTCCTGGTATTATGATGAAAATGATAAGGCTTGGTATTACTTAGATGATGAATGCAAGATGGTTAGAGGGAGCAAGGACAAGCCTTTGCGGAAATGTATTGATAGTGGGTGTTATGCTTTTGATGAGAATGGAAAGATGTATTGTGATTGTGTTACTCCTGATGGGTGGAAGGTTGATGAAAGTGGGGCTTTGGTTAAGTGATTTGATTTATATCATTAATGGTAAAATTATAATTGTATAAGAACAATATAAATGAATTATGAGGGTAGTGAGCATAAGGAAGTGAGTGCTGCTACCTTTAATTATATATAAAATTACATTATATTGTAGAAATGAACAATATTTATGATATTATTTTAAGTATAGATATTATTTAGAAATTAATGTGAAAATAAGAACAAATATATATAGTTTTGAATGAGGTATAAAATGTAGATAAATTATTAGAATGTAGGGGGGAAAATAATGTCTAACTTTGATTTCTTAAATAAAAAATGGATGAAATTAGCTAAGCTAGGTAAACAAGCAGAAAATTATTATCATACAGATAATAATGCGTCAATGCTTAAGATGCGTATGTTTGGAGAGCAAATAATTGATTATGTATTAGCAGCATATAAAGTTGAAGCTGATAGATTTGCAACTCAAGATGACAAAATAAAGCTTTTAAGGAATATAAATATAAATCAAGCTATTCCTGATTTGTTTGATATAGTAAGACGTTATGGAAATAAGGCAAATCATGGTATTTATGAAAATAAGGAATCAGCTAAAGAATGTTTAATAGCTATGTATAGGATATCTGCATGGTTTTATATAAAAGTAACTAAGGATACATCAATTAAGCCTTTAACGTACAAGATTCCTAAAGTATCTACAGTTAAAGCACCTGTGTATAATATTGAAGATTATTCTAAGGAAAAAGAAGATATTAAGGAAGCACATACTAAAGAAGTAAGTTCAGTTAAGGAAGAAAGAAAAGTAGCTATTGAAACTGAAGCGGACAAGGTTGTGCAAAAAGAAGTAGAAGAAACATTAGATCTTAATGAAGCAGAAACTAGAAAGAAGCTTATAGATATAATGCTTAATGATGCAGGTTGGGATATTAATAATAAGGAATTGGTAAAGCTTGAATTTCCTTTAGAAAATCACAAGGAATCAGGGAAAAAAGGTTATGCTGATTATGTGTTATTTGATAAAAAGGGAAATCCTATTGCAGTAGTAGAAGCAAAGAAAACATCTGTTGATCCTATTATAGGTCGTCAGCAGGCTGTTGAGTATGCAAATACAATTGAAAGAGATTATAAGGTGCGTCCTATTGTATTCTATACAAATGGATATGAAATATATATGTGGGATGATAAGTATAGTGAACCAAGGCAAATATGGGGATTCTATACATTAGAAGATTTAGATGAATTGTTTTTTAAACATAAATATATGAAGGATTTAAATAAGATTGAGATAGATAAAAACATAGCAGGTAGACCATATCAAATTGAAGGCATTAAAAGAGTATATGAGAAATATTCTAATGGATACAGAAAAGCTCTTCTTGTAATGGCTACTGGTACAGGTAAAACGAGAACTGTTATTGCTTTAACTAAAGGATTAATGGAAGCAAATTTTGCTAAGAGGGTTTTATTTTTAGCTGATAGAGATGAATTGGTTAAGCAAGCTAAAGAGGACAAGAATAGTTTTAAAACTTTTATGCCTGAGCAATTAGCTTGTAGATTTACAGGCAAAAATTCTGATAATAGGCAAGCTACTTTATATTTTGCAACATATCAAACTATGATTAATTATTATAGTAAATTCAGTGTGGGATTTTTTGATTTAATAATTTGTGATGAATCTCATAGAAGTGTATATAAGGTTTATAGAGATATTTTAGAATATTTTGATGCACATATTATAGGGCTTACTGCGACACCAATTGATTTTATTGAAAGAAATACCTTTGATTTATTTAATTGTGATGATGAAGATCCTACTTTTAATTTCCCAATTGATAAAGCATGGGAGCATGTACCACCATATCTTATTGAACCAAGAGTCTTTGATGCCAGCACTAACTTTTTAAGAAAAGGTATAAAGTATAATGAAATGACAGAAGATCAAAGGCAGAAAGTTGATGAAGAAGGATATGATGGTGAAGATATAGACTATAATAAAAATGATTTGGAGCAAAAGATAACCAATAAAGATACAAATAGATTTATATTAAAAAGTTTAATGGATAATGGTATAAAAGTAGGTGACCATATAGGAAAAACAATTATATTTGCTAAAAATAAAAAGCATGCAGATTTTTTAAACTCTTTATTTAATAATATGTATCCACAATATAAAGGAAAACTTTCAGATGTAATTTATTCTGATATTACAGAAAAAGCAATCCTTATTCAAAAATTTAAGGATGAAGATTTTCCTAGAATAGCTATTTCAGTTGATTTATTAGATACAGGAATAGACGTGCCTGAGATAGTTAACTTAGTATTTGCTAAGCCTATTTATTCTAAAGTTAAGTTCTGGCAGATGATAGGAAGAGGAACAAGAAGATGTGATAATTTATTTGGTGACGCAAAAGATAAAAATGAATTTGTTATATTTGATTGTTATAAAAACTTTGAGTTTTTTGATATGAATCCAAAAGGATTTGTGCCAAAACCACAAAAAACATCTTTGCAGGTTAGATTTGAATTGATGTGCAAGCTGTTAGAAGAATATAAGAAAGCAAAGGAAGAAGTTATATATAAAGACTTTGCAGAAAAGCTTAAAGCAGATATAAATGAACTGCCAGAGAAAAGTATTGAAATTAAGAAGAACAGAAAGAAAATTGAGCAAGTTAAAAAAGAGGAATATTGGAATCACTTAAGTGAAGATTTTATTAAAAAAATAAAACTAGAAATAGCTCCATTAATTCAGTGGATTGAAGCAAAGGATAATTCAGATGCTTTAACTTTTGATAATTCAATTTATAGAATTCTTTATTATAATGTTATAGATGATAAGGACGCATTAGTTAGAGAGATTAATGGTGTAATGGAGAAGCTGTCCAAGCTTAAATTAAATTTAAATTGGTTTGATGAAAAAAGAGAATTAGTTAAATCATTGTTACAGCCTTCAGGATGGGAAGAATTAAGCTTTGAAAGATTAGAGCAAATTAGATTAGATTTAAGAAACCTAATGAAACATAAAGGGACAATAGCTAGCCATTTTGTAGTATTCGATATTAAGGATACTGGTGGAGTAATAAAAGAAATAAGTGCAGGTTCAGTTCTTTATGGAGCAAATATGGAGCCTTATGATAAAAGAGTAAAAGGAGCCATTGAAGATAGATTAAACAATCAGATAGTAATTTATAAAATTAGAAAAGGTGAAAAACTTACTGAAGCTGAAATTGAAAATATCTATTCAATATTTGGAGAAGATTTTGTTTATAGCGTAGATGAATTATCAAGCAAAACTGATATCGATAAAGAGGATATAGTTGGTATTATTAGAAAATTTGTTGGAGTAGATGAAGAGGAATTAAATAAAAGGTTTGAAGTATTTATTCAAAACCATCATAATAAGATGAATGCTACTCAAATTAAGACTTTAGAAATAATAAAGAACGATATTGCAAAGAATAAAGGAATATCATTTGCAGCTTTATTTGCAGCACCATATACTTCATTTAATCCAAATGGGGTAGATGGAATATTTGGAAGAATGGCGGATGAAGTTTTTGATTTGATAGCACCATTTAAAGCAACATATACATCTTAATTAAGAAGGGAACTAAAGAAATGTTAAGTACAGATATAAAAAGTAAAATTGATAAACTATGGAATAACTTTTGGTCAGGGGGGATTTCTAATCCTTTAACTGTAATAGAACAAATATCATATCTTTTATTTATAAAGAGATTAGATGATATAGATAATGCTAAGGAAAAAAGAGCAAATAGAATGGGAAAACCATATAAATCCCTTTTCTTAGAGTTAAGTGAAAAGCAGAAAGCTGAAAATAAGGATTCAGAGGAATCTAGTTTTAACTTAGAATTATTAAAGTGGAGTCAGTTTAAGCATTTAGATGTTGAAAAAATGTTTGATGTAGTATCTCAAAAGGTATTTCCATTTATAAAAGCAATGGGAGGAGAAGCATCTAGCTTTACAGCTGAAATGAAGGATGCAGTATTTATGGTGCCAAAGCCATCTTTACTTCAAGAATCTGTTAGACTTATTGATGGAATAAATATGGATGATTCAGATACTAAAGGAGATTTATATGAATACCTATTATCTAAACTTGCAACATCAGGGGTAAATGGTCAGTTTAGAACACCTAGACACATAATAAGAATGATGGTTGAATTAATGGATCCATCAAGTGATGATATAATATGTGATCCAGCTTGTGGTACAGCAGGATTTCCAATTAACTGCTTAGAATATGTTTTGGAAAAATACACAAGACCAGAAAGTGTATTTACAGATGAAGAAGGAAATCTTCATAATAGGATTGGAGACATGATGAGTAATGAAGAATGGGAGCATTTTAGAACAAGTATGTTCTATGGATTTGATTTTGATCCATCAATGGTAAGAATAGCTTCAATGAACTTAATGTTACATAGTATAGATAATCCTAATGTTAGACAAATGGATACTATGTCAAAAATGTATGAAGAAGAAAATAAATACACTTTAGTATTGGCAAATCCTCCATTTAAAGGAAGCATAGATGAAGGTGACATAAATCCTACATTATCTAAAGGAGCCAAAACTACAAAAACAGAATTACTATATATGAAACTTATAAATAGAATATTAGATTTAGGTGGAAGATGTGCAGTTATAGTACCAGATGGAGTTTTATTTGGCTCAACAAAAGCACATAAGGAAATAAGAAAGACTTTAGTAGAAGAAAATGCATTAGAAGGTATAATATCAATGCCTTCAGGAGTATTTAAGCCATATGCAGGAGTATCGACAGCTATTCTTATGTTTACTAAGGGTGGAGAAACAAATAAAGTATGGTTCTATGATATGCAAAGTGATGGATATTCACTAGATGATAAGAGAAACAAACTTGATAATGATGGAGATATTTCAGATATAATTGAAAAATGGAGAGCTATAAAAAAGGATAATACTTTAGAACCAGGTAAAGAAGATAAGTGGTTCTGGGTTGATAAAGAAGAAATAGTGGGTAATGATTATGATCTTTCTATAAATAAGTATAAGGTAATTGAGTATGAAGAAGTTGTTTATGAAAAGCCAGAGGTTATATTGGGGAAGATTGAAGAGTTAGAAAAGTCAATTTTAGAGGATATAGCTGAGTTAAGGGGAATGGTGAAGTAATATGAAGAATATTGAGTTACCAAAAGATTGGAAAATGGATACACTTGATAATGCAACATCTATAATTAGAAATGGAGCAAATATAAAACAAGGAGAAGATGGAGGATATCCAATTACTAGAATAGAGACAATATCTAATTCATTTATAGATATAAATAAATTTGGATATGCTGGTATAGAAGAACTAGGAAAATATAAAGATTACCTATTGCAACAAGGAGATATACTAATGTCTCATATAAATAGTGAGAAACATTTAGGTAAGGTAGCTATTTATGAAAATTGTAATATAGAAATTATACATGGTATGAATTTATTATGTATTAGATTTAATAATGAGATTATTTTATCAAAGTATGCATACTATTTTTTAAATACTAAAAGGTTTAAAATTCAATTACCTAGGATAACGAAAAAATCTGTTAATCAAGCAAGCTTTTCAATAAATGACTTAAAGAATCTTAAAATAATAATTCCACCATTAGAGATTCAAAAGAAAATAATTAATGTTTTAGAAAAGTCTGAAAAGGCTTTAGAAAAGAGAATGGAATCTATTAAGCTATTAGATGAATTAGTCAAATCGAGATTTATCGAGATGTTTGGCGATCCGATTAGAAATCCAATGAATTTGCTTAAAGCTGAATTAGGAAAGGTTGGAGAGTGGAAGACGGGAGGGACACCTTCACGTTCTAATAATGAGTATTATAATGGAAATATTCCATGGTTATCATCAGGTGAATTAAATAATATGTATTGTTTTAAGAGCGTTGAAATGATAACAGAATTAGCAATAAAAGAGTCTTCAGCAAAAATTATAGAAAAAGGAAGTTTGCTATTAGGAATGTATGATACAGCAGCACTAAAGTCTACAATTAACATGATAGAATGCAGCTGTAATCAAGCAATTGCTTATTCCAAATTAGATGAGAAGTTAGTAAATACGATTTATGTATATTATTGTATTCAGATAGGAAAAGATTTTTATAAAAGCCAGCAACGAGGTGTGAGGCAGAAAAATTTAAATCTATCAATGATTAAAGGTTTAGAAATATTGATGCCAGACTTGAAGCGCCAAAATCAATTTGCTGACTTCATTAATCAAGTCGACAAATTGAAATTTGAAATGCAAAAGAGTTTAGAGGAAATGGAGAATAACTTCAATTCATTAATGCAAAGAGCTTTTAAAGGAGAATTGTTCAATTAAATAAACAGATATGGAATAACAAGGTAAGTAATTGGCAATATACCATAATAAATTAAAGATTAGGAGTTGAGAATTATGGTAGGAAAGCTAATTAATGAAATTGAACAAGAAATATCGAATATACTTAACAATATTCAGATGGAAGAGCTACATAAGGTGCTAGTAAATAGTTTAGGTAGATTAGAAAGTAATAAAGAAAAACTATATTCAGAAAAAGAAATGGATTATTTAAGCATATTTATTTGTGCAAAGCAAGTTGAAGGTTGTTCAGAGAAGTCTATAAAATATTATAAATCAACTATAGAAAATATGTTAAAGATAATAGAGAAGAATATAAAATATATTACAACTGAGGATTTACGAGAATATTTAGCTGATTATCAGAAGAAAAGTTTATGTAGTAAAGTAAATCTTGATAATATTAGACGGATTCTTTCAAGTTTTTTTTCATGGCTTGAAGATGAGAACTATATATTGAAAAATCCAGTAAGGCGTATTCATAAAATTAAAACTGGTAAAGCAGTAAAAGAAACATATAGTGATGAAAATTTAGAAATATTACGTGATAACTGTAAAGAACTTCGTGATTTAGCAATTATAGATTTATTAAATTCTACAGGAATGCGTGTTGGTGAGCTTGTAAAACTTAATATTCATGATATAGATTTTAATGAAAGAGAATGTGTTGTTTTTGGTAAAGGTGACAAGGAACGCAAGGTTTATTTTGATGCAAGAACCAAAATTCATTTACAAAACTATCTGAATAGTAGAAAAGATAATAATAAAGCATTATTTGTTTCTTTGATAAAACCATATAATAGATTGCAGATTAGTGGCGTTGAAATTAGGATGAGGAAACTTGGAAGAAAACTTAAGATTAATAAGGTACATCCACATAAGTTTAGAAGAACATTAGCAACAAGAGCTATTGATAAGGGGATGCCTATAGAGCAGGTACAAAGGCTTTTAGGACATCAAAAAATAGATACAACATTGCAATATGCAATGGTAAATCAGAATAATGTTAAGATTTCACATAGAAAGTATATTGGATAGTGTGGTGGATAAACTTTAGATTGGAGAGTCAAATCGAGATTTATCGAGATGTTTGGCGATCCCGCTTTAAATCCAAAAGGATGGGAAAAAGGAAAGATAGCAGATATTGTTATAAAAACTCAATATGGAACAGGTAGTAAAGCTGATGAGAAAAATGGTGAGTTTAAAGTTTTACGTATGAACAATATTACTTATAATGGTCAATGGGATTTTAGTAG
This genomic interval carries:
- a CDS encoding N-acetylmuramoyl-L-alanine amidase; the encoded protein is MSNFIIAVGHTASGNIGCGVIDRLDESECTRQIGDLVAEYLQEKGYGVNLLRIDKSNSYNCEDCFIRSNQANEIAETKDIKLYVEIHINAGEGTGPEVLVFGKSEVANQYAVKVCNELSSALNLPNRGVKTRNFIVLSKTVMPAILVECLFADSYDAEVYNPEVIAKAIVSGLVGADGSSDGEWKIGWNHNDVGWWYTTDPINKYYYTSANGWKEIDGDWYIFDDNGYALQDSWYYDENDKAWYYLDDECKMVRGSKDKPLRKCIDSGCYAFDENGKMYCDCVTPDGWKVDESGALVK
- a CDS encoding DEAD/DEAH box helicase family protein gives rise to the protein MSNFDFLNKKWMKLAKLGKQAENYYHTDNNASMLKMRMFGEQIIDYVLAAYKVEADRFATQDDKIKLLRNININQAIPDLFDIVRRYGNKANHGIYENKESAKECLIAMYRISAWFYIKVTKDTSIKPLTYKIPKVSTVKAPVYNIEDYSKEKEDIKEAHTKEVSSVKEERKVAIETEADKVVQKEVEETLDLNEAETRKKLIDIMLNDAGWDINNKELVKLEFPLENHKESGKKGYADYVLFDKKGNPIAVVEAKKTSVDPIIGRQQAVEYANTIERDYKVRPIVFYTNGYEIYMWDDKYSEPRQIWGFYTLEDLDELFFKHKYMKDLNKIEIDKNIAGRPYQIEGIKRVYEKYSNGYRKALLVMATGTGKTRTVIALTKGLMEANFAKRVLFLADRDELVKQAKEDKNSFKTFMPEQLACRFTGKNSDNRQATLYFATYQTMINYYSKFSVGFFDLIICDESHRSVYKVYRDILEYFDAHIIGLTATPIDFIERNTFDLFNCDDEDPTFNFPIDKAWEHVPPYLIEPRVFDASTNFLRKGIKYNEMTEDQRQKVDEEGYDGEDIDYNKNDLEQKITNKDTNRFILKSLMDNGIKVGDHIGKTIIFAKNKKHADFLNSLFNNMYPQYKGKLSDVIYSDITEKAILIQKFKDEDFPRIAISVDLLDTGIDVPEIVNLVFAKPIYSKVKFWQMIGRGTRRCDNLFGDAKDKNEFVIFDCYKNFEFFDMNPKGFVPKPQKTSLQVRFELMCKLLEEYKKAKEEVIYKDFAEKLKADINELPEKSIEIKKNRKKIEQVKKEEYWNHLSEDFIKKIKLEIAPLIQWIEAKDNSDALTFDNSIYRILYYNVIDDKDALVREINGVMEKLSKLKLNLNWFDEKRELVKSLLQPSGWEELSFERLEQIRLDLRNLMKHKGTIASHFVVFDIKDTGGVIKEISAGSVLYGANMEPYDKRVKGAIEDRLNNQIVIYKIRKGEKLTEAEIENIYSIFGEDFVYSVDELSSKTDIDKEDIVGIIRKFVGVDEEELNKRFEVFIQNHHNKMNATQIKTLEIIKNDIAKNKGISFAALFAAPYTSFNPNGVDGIFGRMADEVFDLIAPFKATYTS
- a CDS encoding type I restriction-modification system subunit M, translating into MLSTDIKSKIDKLWNNFWSGGISNPLTVIEQISYLLFIKRLDDIDNAKEKRANRMGKPYKSLFLELSEKQKAENKDSEESSFNLELLKWSQFKHLDVEKMFDVVSQKVFPFIKAMGGEASSFTAEMKDAVFMVPKPSLLQESVRLIDGINMDDSDTKGDLYEYLLSKLATSGVNGQFRTPRHIIRMMVELMDPSSDDIICDPACGTAGFPINCLEYVLEKYTRPESVFTDEEGNLHNRIGDMMSNEEWEHFRTSMFYGFDFDPSMVRIASMNLMLHSIDNPNVRQMDTMSKMYEEENKYTLVLANPPFKGSIDEGDINPTLSKGAKTTKTELLYMKLINRILDLGGRCAVIVPDGVLFGSTKAHKEIRKTLVEENALEGIISMPSGVFKPYAGVSTAILMFTKGGETNKVWFYDMQSDGYSLDDKRNKLDNDGDISDIIEKWRAIKKDNTLEPGKEDKWFWVDKEEIVGNDYDLSINKYKVIEYEEVVYEKPEVILGKIEELEKSILEDIAELRGMVK
- a CDS encoding restriction endonuclease subunit S produces the protein MKNIELPKDWKMDTLDNATSIIRNGANIKQGEDGGYPITRIETISNSFIDINKFGYAGIEELGKYKDYLLQQGDILMSHINSEKHLGKVAIYENCNIEIIHGMNLLCIRFNNEIILSKYAYYFLNTKRFKIQLPRITKKSVNQASFSINDLKNLKIIIPPLEIQKKIINVLEKSEKALEKRMESIKLLDELVKSRFIEMFGDPIRNPMNLLKAELGKVGEWKTGGTPSRSNNEYYNGNIPWLSSGELNNMYCFKSVEMITELAIKESSAKIIEKGSLLLGMYDTAALKSTINMIECSCNQAIAYSKLDEKLVNTIYVYYCIQIGKDFYKSQQRGVRQKNLNLSMIKGLEILMPDLKRQNQFADFINQVDKLKFEMQKSLEEMENNFNSLMQRAFKGELFN
- the xerA gene encoding site-specific tyrosine recombinase/integron integrase encodes the protein MVGKLINEIEQEISNILNNIQMEELHKVLVNSLGRLESNKEKLYSEKEMDYLSIFICAKQVEGCSEKSIKYYKSTIENMLKIIEKNIKYITTEDLREYLADYQKKSLCSKVNLDNIRRILSSFFSWLEDENYILKNPVRRIHKIKTGKAVKETYSDENLEILRDNCKELRDLAIIDLLNSTGMRVGELVKLNIHDIDFNERECVVFGKGDKERKVYFDARTKIHLQNYLNSRKDNNKALFVSLIKPYNRLQISGVEIRMRKLGRKLKINKVHPHKFRRTLATRAIDKGMPIEQVQRLLGHQKIDTTLQYAMVNQNNVKISHRKYIG